In Streptomyces sp. NBC_00344, the genomic window GTGTGGCGCCGAGGAGGCAGCAGAGGCGCTGCCGTGTGCCGTCGACGCACCTGGCGCCTTCCCCTGGGCGCCCATCACCGCAGGTGAGGAACCGGGGGTCCCGGCCGAGCAGCCGGGACCCGTTTCCGTATGGTCGCTGCCTTTTTGGCCCTTGCCCCTTGTGGTCCACGCCACTTCGGAACACCGCACCACCGATCGGGAGCACCTCCAGGGGTGACGCCAGACACGAGACCTACGTCACTTACTAACCCCACTAGTCCCCACCCACCTACTCCTTCGCCCACGGAAATCATGTCCATAACGGACATATCAATCCATCTCACGAACAAAGTTAGTACATCGCCTCATTGCCACCGCTTCATGTCCGCGCTAACCATGGATCCCGGACACACCGACAACTACCCAGCACCACCCCAGGCGGCCCGGACCCACGGCCCCACCACACGCGCGCCACCCAGGTCGCCGCCCCACCACCCCCGCACCGGAAGAGAGCCACACATGCCCCGCATCACCCTGCCCAGCACCACCCGCGTCACCCGCACCCACAAGATCGCCACCGCCGCTCTGATGGCAGCAAGCGCCACCACCGCCGTGGCCGCCGCCCAGGCCCCGGCCCACGCACAGACCCCCGCCGCATCTCACGCACCCAGCGCCACCACCCACGCGCCCAAGCCCCACCCCGCCGAGCACACCAAGCACGCCAAGCACAAGGCAGCCGCCCACAAGCACACAAGCACGCAGGCCGCCAACCGCTCCACCCACCGCAAGACCATCACCACGCACTACACCAACAACCTCGACGGCTGGATCAAGCACTCCCTCGCCATCATGAAGGCCAAGGGCATCCCCGGCACCTACGAGGGCCTGCACCGCAACATCATGCGCGAGTCCAGCGGCAACCCCAACGCCGTCAACAACACGGACATCAACGCCATCAACGGCGTTCCGTCCAAGGGCCTTCTCCAGGTGATCCAGCCCACCTTCGACACCTACCACGTCGCCGGAACCGCCAACAAGCTCACCGACCCCGTGGCCAACCTGACCGCAGCGGCCAACTACGCGGCCCACCGGTACGGCTCCATCGACAACGTCAACTCCGCATACTGAGCCCGCTTCTGACGGCATCGGCCCCTCGCATCGCGGCCTGCCCGCGACCGGTCGAGTGCGGCCGCGTGCCCGTGAACGTGTGCAGGACCCAGCCGCGGAACGGCCGGGCCGTGCACGGGCATCGCGCGGTCCCGGTCAGCCGGGCAGTACGGCCGGCAGGCAGCCGCGGGGCATGAAGTACCAGCCCTGGAGGCCCTGTCCGTCGGTTCCTCCGGCGCGTGGGTCGCGCACCATGACCCAGTTGCCGTCGCGAGAGACATACCTCCACAGCACGGTCTGACCGATCGTCACCTGGCCGTTGACAGGAGCGCTCGCGCCGGCGGGCACATCCCAGGGACGGACATTTCCGTATCCGGTTATGTGCGATCCGTCCCAGGTCGCGCAGCCGGCGCCCGCGACGGTGGCCACGGTTGCACCGTCGTCCGCCGAGCCTCCGATCTGGCCGTTGGTGAACATCGAGGTCGGCAGGGTGGTGGCCGCTCCGCAGCTGTCGTCGGCGGCCGCGTCACCCGCGAGCGCACCCGAGTAGGTCCACAGACAGGTGTTCAGGTCGCCGAACACCCGTCCCCATCGGTAGCCGTTGTTCTGGTCACCGTGCACGTCCACGGTCCAGTTCCGGTAGGCCGTGCCCAGGACGTAGGACGCCGGGCTGCGGCGCAGCAGGGTGTAGTCGGTCGTCACCTGCTTACGAACCGCGGCTTGCGCCGTCGAGTCCTGTCCGGCGGCCATGGGCAGTATGGCGGCCGAGGCTGCTGTCGCGAGCCCGAGTATCAGTGCCTGAGTGCGTCGAAGCATGCGTACGTCCTCCTGTTTCGCGTGAAGGGTTCGGTGTGTGCGCGCCGTTCCTTGGGAAAGGTGGTCCTCACCTTCAGGTCGTTGGGGGGGGTATGCGACCCGCGGCGGGGCTACGAGGTCACCACGAGAGCTTCGCCGGGTGCGACGGTCGTCGTCATCCGATGACCGTCCGCAGACTCGGCCGTGGGCCGGAAGCCGGGCCAGCGACCTCCCGCGGTGACCTGGCGGCCGTCGATGCGCACGTACGGGGCGTCGACGGTCCGGCCCTGGCCGGCAGGGTCGTACGGTGTCATCCGGTCGACCCGCGGCGAGGAAGCACCCACCGGGACAGTCACCGTGGAAGGCCGGTCGCTCTTGTTGATCAGGAACAGGCGGCGCTCCCCGTGCCGGCCCCGGACCTGCCAGGCGCTGAGCTGCGAAGTGGCGCCCTCGTCGGTGGCCAGCGGGACGGGACGCAGCCCTTCGGTACCCTGCGCGAACCGGCCGAACATCAGCATGGCGTAGTACAGCGGGGCGGCAGTGGGGGCCCCGACGGCCGGGGTCGGGTCGTAGTCGACGGCGTTGTAGTAGGCGTTGCCCTCCTCCGGGGCGTAGAAGGCGCGCACCTCCGCGTTGTGGAAGTTCACACCGATCGCGCCGGTGCCACAACCGGCGTTTGCCGCCGGGTTGTCGGGCGGCCGGGGACAGGCGGCGTGAAACATGAGGTCGAGGGCGTAGGCGGCGGAAGCGGCGACATTGCTCACCCCGTCCGCGCCCCGGTTCGCTGCGGTGTTCGTCTCCTCCAGGCGGTAGCCGAGTCCGCGGTCGTCCGCTGCCTCGGCGTGGGTGAAGACCTGGTAGTCGAGGCTGTCCATGTGCTCCCGGGAGAGCAGTGCGGCGGTGCTCGGGCAGCGATAGGGCTTGCCGGTGCAGGTGCGGGCCAGCGGGTAGAAGTGGTCACTGGCGTATGCGCCGAAGACCCCCGCGTTCCTCTTCGCCCGTTCGGCGACGGTGTCCACGATCCGTGGCCAGTTCCAGAAGTAGCGGGTGGGCACGGTGCTGTCGGCGACACTGCGCCACGGCAGGATGTCCTCGCTGGTACTGGGTGCGATGACCGGGT contains:
- a CDS encoding transglycosylase SLT domain-containing protein; amino-acid sequence: MPRITLPSTTRVTRTHKIATAALMAASATTAVAAAQAPAHAQTPAASHAPSATTHAPKPHPAEHTKHAKHKAAAHKHTSTQAANRSTHRKTITTHYTNNLDGWIKHSLAIMKAKGIPGTYEGLHRNIMRESSGNPNAVNNTDINAINGVPSKGLLQVIQPTFDTYHVAGTANKLTDPVANLTAAANYAAHRYGSIDNVNSAY